Proteins encoded within one genomic window of Nitrospina gracilis 3/211:
- a CDS encoding VWA domain-containing protein codes for MVFAVFFFILALAQPRWGYEWEDLKQEGVDIIVAVDVSQSMLATDIQPNRMERAKHEVADLIHLLEGDRIGLVAFAGSSILQCPLTLDYNAAKMFLDVLGTDLIPTQGTALGHAIRTAVKAFSSVEKKSKAIILITDGEDHEGDALAAAQYANEQGVKVFVIGIGAEEGAPIPDPERQRGFKRDRKGEIVLTRLNEVVLQQVALSTGGSYVRSVLGDMDLNKIYLEDIKQRVEKKELRTARRKRWQERFQWFIALGLVCLLGECMVREK; via the coding sequence ATGGTCTTCGCGGTATTTTTCTTCATTCTGGCCCTCGCCCAGCCACGCTGGGGGTACGAATGGGAGGATTTGAAACAGGAAGGGGTGGATATCATCGTGGCGGTGGACGTATCGCAGAGCATGCTTGCCACCGACATCCAGCCCAACCGGATGGAACGGGCCAAGCATGAGGTGGCCGACCTCATCCACCTTCTGGAAGGTGACCGCATCGGCCTCGTCGCGTTTGCAGGCTCCAGCATTCTGCAATGCCCGCTGACCCTCGACTACAATGCAGCCAAAATGTTTCTGGATGTATTGGGGACCGACCTCATACCCACCCAGGGTACGGCGCTCGGCCATGCCATCCGTACGGCAGTCAAGGCCTTCAGTTCAGTGGAAAAAAAATCGAAAGCCATCATCCTGATCACAGATGGAGAGGACCATGAAGGCGACGCACTGGCCGCGGCTCAGTACGCCAATGAGCAGGGAGTGAAAGTGTTTGTCATCGGCATCGGTGCGGAGGAAGGCGCTCCCATTCCCGACCCCGAAAGGCAGCGCGGATTCAAGCGAGACCGGAAGGGAGAAATCGTCCTCACCCGTCTCAACGAAGTCGTTCTGCAACAGGTGGCCCTTTCCACCGGCGGCAGTTACGTGCGGTCGGTGCTGGGTGACATGGACCTGAATAAAATCTATCTCGAAGACATCAAACAGCGGGTCGAGAAAAAAGAACTGCGCACCGCCCGGCGGAAACGATGGCAGGAGCGGTTTCAATGGTTCATCGCCCTGGGATTGGTATGCCTTTTAGGAGAGTGCATGGTCCGCGAAAAATGA